In a genomic window of Sutcliffiella sp. FSL R7-0096:
- a CDS encoding VOC family protein, with the protein MKNAELYETHVKTVNLESAVAFYKNLGLELAYFLEERRVAFFFLGDSEKKQQMLGVWEVKEHEFVRSHFAFKVTLEQLRNVPQFLDEKGIALSPSFGLDASEPVVHAWMPAACYYFSDPDGNNLEYLAVLDEEPKPELGVLHLSEWEKTRI; encoded by the coding sequence ATGAAAAACGCGGAATTATATGAAACGCATGTGAAAACGGTAAATTTGGAGTCGGCGGTAGCATTTTATAAAAATCTGGGGTTAGAGCTTGCTTACTTTTTAGAGGAGCGAAGAGTGGCATTTTTCTTTTTAGGTGATTCAGAAAAAAAACAGCAGATGCTGGGAGTGTGGGAGGTCAAGGAGCATGAATTTGTCCGTTCACATTTTGCTTTTAAGGTGACACTCGAACAATTACGAAACGTGCCTCAGTTTCTAGATGAAAAAGGTATTGCGCTTTCTCCGAGCTTTGGATTGGACGCAAGCGAACCCGTTGTCCACGCATGGATGCCTGCTGCCTGCTATTACTTCTCAGACCCTGATGGAAATAACTTGGAGTATCTTGCCGTTCTCGACGAGGAGCCTAAACCTGAACTCGGAGTCCTACACTTGAGCGAGTGGGAAAAAACAAGAATCTAA
- a CDS encoding NUDIX hydrolase, giving the protein MKVRKAVGAIVTIDEDYVLILKTKIHTTEGKKEIDGEWDFIKGGVEEEDPSLEKAIIRELEEETGMKSFFVKKELEERISFKFPQHVAERVGFHSQETTMFLVEYIGENKDWRPQDDEISEIGYFKKEEVLRKLAHEETRKYFQKHCL; this is encoded by the coding sequence ATGAAAGTCAGGAAAGCCGTTGGTGCAATCGTAACGATTGATGAGGATTATGTGTTAATACTGAAAACAAAAATACATACTACAGAAGGTAAAAAAGAAATTGATGGTGAATGGGATTTTATAAAAGGGGGGGTGGAGGAAGAGGATCCTTCACTTGAGAAAGCTATCATAAGGGAACTTGAGGAAGAGACGGGAATGAAGTCGTTTTTTGTGAAAAAGGAATTGGAAGAAAGAATAAGCTTTAAATTTCCACAACATGTTGCAGAAAGGGTGGGATTTCATTCCCAAGAGACAACCATGTTTCTTGTTGAATATATAGGTGAGAACAAAGACTGGAGACCGCAGGATGACGAGATTAGTGAGATCGGTTATTTCAAAAAAGAAGAGGTTCTAAGAAAGCTTGCTCACGAGGAAACAAGGAAATACTTCCAAAAGCATTGTTTATAA
- the abc-f gene encoding ABC-F type ribosomal protection protein: MTMILQVKQVNKSFGERDILKEISFDIRNGEKIGLVGWNGAGKTTLMKLLMGAIEPDSGSIKKLPTTLRIGYLPQSTDYTIRTEEEMIEEGKSLLRTASELGVNRFITGGEDFFDTLSGGERLKVALAKIWTQSPQLLCLDEPTNHMDMKGVNWLVSELQKFNGAAIIISHDRYFLDKTVSKIYEIEDCKLMEYEGNYTAYRQEKQRRLDQQTRDYGKQQRKIKMIEDQVANLKQWSEKAHREAGKRDNPGERKQMGLKEFERVKAKKKDNQIKSKTKRLELELSKHKVEKPKEEVQVKFEFETDGKRGKRILEAKGLTKQFAERLLFEKSHFYVKHGERIGLIGENGAGKTTFIKMLLEQESITKGSLWKSASLKIAYLSQEVSDMPLDQNAMEYIDLIGWERVSKARTIFANMGMHEEKLTKPLNTLSLGEKTRVKLVHMIMQEYDVLILDEPTNHLDLPSREQMEATLSTFTGTVMVISHDRYFIEKLCDKLLVIENKRIKRVETGLQEYEESKKKQVSSSEKETREQIAILEAKITELLGKITMVNKDSKEYSDMDDELLKLMQLKRELA, from the coding sequence ATGACAATGATATTACAAGTGAAACAAGTGAATAAGAGTTTCGGAGAACGGGATATTTTGAAGGAGATATCTTTTGATATAAGAAATGGGGAAAAGATAGGGTTGGTCGGTTGGAACGGTGCAGGGAAAACGACCTTGATGAAGTTATTGATGGGGGCGATCGAACCAGATTCTGGAAGTATTAAGAAACTCCCTACTACATTAAGAATTGGCTATCTCCCACAGAGTACTGATTACACGATAAGGACAGAAGAAGAAATGATCGAGGAAGGTAAAAGCCTACTGCGAACGGCCAGTGAGTTGGGGGTGAACCGTTTCATCACAGGAGGTGAAGACTTCTTTGACACCTTAAGCGGAGGCGAGAGGCTTAAGGTGGCTTTGGCGAAAATTTGGACACAATCTCCGCAACTTCTTTGTCTGGATGAGCCGACCAATCATATGGATATGAAAGGTGTTAACTGGTTGGTGTCAGAATTACAGAAGTTTAACGGTGCAGCCATCATCATTTCCCATGACAGATATTTCTTAGATAAAACGGTTTCTAAGATTTATGAAATAGAGGACTGCAAGCTAATGGAGTATGAAGGTAATTATACAGCGTATCGCCAAGAGAAACAGCGCCGTCTCGATCAACAAACGCGTGATTATGGGAAGCAACAAAGAAAGATAAAAATGATTGAAGATCAAGTTGCCAACTTGAAGCAGTGGTCAGAAAAAGCGCATAGGGAAGCAGGAAAGAGGGATAACCCAGGTGAGCGTAAACAGATGGGCTTAAAGGAATTCGAGCGGGTAAAAGCGAAGAAAAAGGATAATCAAATTAAATCAAAGACAAAAAGGCTGGAGCTTGAACTCTCCAAACATAAAGTGGAAAAGCCGAAGGAAGAAGTCCAGGTCAAATTTGAGTTTGAAACGGATGGAAAAAGAGGAAAAAGAATACTGGAAGCGAAAGGGCTAACAAAGCAATTTGCGGAACGACTGCTGTTTGAAAAAAGCCATTTTTACGTGAAGCATGGAGAGAGAATTGGGTTAATTGGTGAAAATGGAGCAGGGAAAACCACTTTTATTAAAATGCTATTGGAACAGGAATCAATTACAAAAGGCTCCCTGTGGAAAAGTGCTTCCCTGAAAATTGCCTATTTGAGTCAGGAAGTCAGTGACATGCCTTTGGATCAAAATGCAATGGAATATATAGATCTTATTGGGTGGGAACGTGTTTCCAAAGCCCGCACGATTTTTGCGAATATGGGGATGCATGAGGAAAAGCTCACAAAGCCACTTAATACCTTAAGCCTTGGTGAAAAAACTAGAGTCAAATTGGTTCACATGATCATGCAGGAATATGATGTCTTAATACTGGACGAACCGACGAATCATCTGGACTTACCGAGCAGAGAACAGATGGAGGCTACCTTGTCTACGTTCACTGGAACGGTCATGGTCATCTCCCATGACCGGTATTTCATTGAAAAACTTTGCGACAAGTTGCTGGTGATTGAAAATAAAAGAATCAAACGAGTGGAAACAGGTCTACAGGAGTACGAAGAGAGTAAAAAGAAGCAGGTGTCATCTTCTGAAAAAGAAACAAGGGAACAGATTGCGATATTGGAGGCAAAGATTACCGAATTATTGGGGAAAATCACTATGGTAAATAAGGACAGTAAGGAATATTCTGACATGGATGATGAGTTACTCAAGTTAATGCAATTAAAAAGAGAATTAGCCTGA
- a CDS encoding LysM peptidoglycan-binding domain-containing protein, which produces MKKHQRAVLALAITLGLSGALGFSSYEPAFAASTNEVITIKKGDTLYSLSKKHDVSISELKKMNNLTSSKIIAGEKLIIREITDIFVKKGDTLYSLAKTHGTTVKELKEWNLLTYDNIYTGQKLLVKAPVIIEVKKGDTLYSLARKADTSVEQLKDWNNLTTDTIKIGQQLYLSPSPESFSITVKKGDTLYSLSKKYGTTVGALKELNKLSSDTIYSGQKLRLN; this is translated from the coding sequence ATGAAAAAACATCAAAGAGCCGTACTTGCATTGGCTATTACACTTGGACTTTCGGGTGCACTTGGTTTCTCCTCCTATGAACCTGCTTTTGCTGCAAGTACAAATGAGGTTATCACCATCAAGAAAGGGGATACGCTATACAGTCTTTCAAAGAAACATGATGTATCTATTAGCGAGCTGAAGAAGATGAATAATCTGACAAGCTCCAAAATCATTGCAGGAGAAAAACTCATTATAAGAGAAATAACAGATATCTTTGTGAAAAAAGGGGATACCCTTTATTCCCTTGCAAAAACTCACGGAACCACTGTAAAGGAGTTAAAAGAATGGAATCTGTTAACATATGACAATATTTATACTGGGCAAAAACTTTTAGTAAAGGCACCTGTGATTATCGAGGTCAAGAAAGGAGATACTCTTTACTCTTTAGCCAGAAAAGCTGACACTTCCGTAGAGCAACTGAAGGACTGGAACAACCTTACAACAGACACCATAAAAATCGGTCAACAACTCTACCTCTCCCCTTCACCGGAAAGCTTCTCCATCACAGTAAAAAAAGGGGATACCTTGTATTCCTTATCTAAAAAATACGGCACAACAGTTGGTGCATTAAAAGAACTTAATAAACTTAGCTCGGACACTATTTATTCAGGACAGAAATTGAGGCTCAACTAA
- a CDS encoding SDR family oxidoreductase, whose product MKILVIGGTRFLGRFIVEEALVQGHEVTLFNRGNHPDLFPQVECIVGDRNKDLSLLETGKWDVAIDTCGFTPKALRESTRVLADKVDHYTFISSISVYKDWIPSNLTEDYPVQSLTAKEIDEIGYGTQEQINAHYGALKAESECAAEENMPDKVLHVRSGLLVGPYDYSDRFSYWVNRIADGGEILAPGRKERTIQFIDARDMALWILKMADEKVTGTFNVTGPTTPLTMEDFLTTCKKVTGSEVDFVWAEEGFLLEQHVAPWTEMPLWIPEEHPLVEGNEPWRGAGSISIEKAVQHRLEVRSVEETVKDVLHWETSRKEEERKAGIHREKEQQVLDAWKTRK is encoded by the coding sequence ATGAAAATATTAGTGATTGGTGGTACACGGTTTTTAGGCAGGTTCATTGTAGAAGAGGCGTTAGTTCAAGGACATGAAGTGACCTTGTTCAATCGTGGCAATCATCCAGATTTGTTCCCACAAGTGGAATGTATTGTAGGAGACCGCAACAAAGATCTTTCTCTTCTCGAAACAGGTAAATGGGATGTAGCAATTGATACTTGCGGTTTTACCCCAAAAGCCTTAAGGGAATCAACAAGAGTGTTGGCGGATAAAGTCGACCATTATACCTTCATTTCAAGCATTTCTGTTTACAAAGACTGGATTCCATCTAACCTCACAGAGGACTATCCCGTACAGTCCCTGACAGCCAAGGAAATAGATGAAATCGGTTATGGTACGCAGGAACAAATCAATGCCCATTATGGTGCATTGAAGGCAGAGAGTGAATGTGCCGCGGAGGAAAACATGCCTGACAAGGTTTTGCATGTCCGTTCTGGCCTTCTAGTTGGTCCATACGATTATTCAGATCGTTTTTCCTACTGGGTTAATCGTATTGCTGATGGCGGTGAGATACTCGCACCTGGCCGGAAAGAAAGAACAATACAATTTATAGATGCAAGGGACATGGCTCTTTGGATTCTTAAAATGGCGGATGAGAAGGTGACCGGCACCTTTAATGTGACCGGACCGACAACACCGCTCACGATGGAGGATTTTCTGACTACCTGCAAAAAGGTGACTGGTTCGGAAGTGGATTTTGTATGGGCGGAGGAAGGCTTTTTATTGGAACAACATGTTGCACCTTGGACAGAAATGCCCCTATGGATTCCAGAAGAACATCCACTCGTGGAAGGCAATGAACCATGGCGAGGTGCAGGTTCCATAAGTATTGAAAAGGCTGTTCAGCACCGCCTGGAAGTACGTTCCGTAGAAGAGACGGTGAAAGATGTACTCCATTGGGAGACCTCAAGGAAAGAGGAAGAACGGAAGGCCGGCATTCACCGAGAAAAAGAACAACAGGTATTGGATGCTTGGAAAACGAGAAAATAG